TACTCTCATTTATTTAAATCAGGCTGCACTACTCAGAATTACCTAAGACTGGTTTCCAAGGTGATGTTTTGGGGAAGCTGTGGTTTCTGGAGGAAAACCTGGTCCTTGCGTGTCCTTTTTGGCTTTACTTTCTCAATCTGGGGCCCTTTTTTGGCTCGTGTCTCTCCTGTGAGATCGTGTTAGGAAGCCAGTACCTGGGCAGCAGCCAGGCCGGTGCTCACTCAGCGTGCCCAGCGACAGATTATGGCAACTGGGCGTGTGTGCCTGGGACATCGGCTACCTCTGGCGGGACCATCCCTTGCCCCCAGAAATGATCATGGGGTGGTTTGCTCTCTAAGCATGTCATTTACATCCAGACAAGTTAATTATTCTGCTGCTTCTCTTCTAGTACCTTGGTTGTGAAGCAGAAGTTACCAGGAGTCTATGTGCAGCCATCTTACCGCTCTGCGCTAAGTAAGACGAAGAGTCACTCTTATAGCCTATTTATGgtttctctgacacacacataaaccttaaccatttttattttttcctacagTGTGGTTTGGAGTCATATTCATACGGCACGGACTGTATCAGGATGGTGTATTTAAGTTTACAGTTTATATCCCTGATAACTACCCGGATGGGGACTGTCCAGTAAGTAGAGATAGGCTGGCTTAAAGAGCTTAGAGATTTCCTAATAGTTCAATGATTTCAGTTTTCCAGAATGCTTGTCTGCCCCCTAGTCGTTGAGGGGATTTTTTGCTTTGCAGCCCCTTCTGTCGGGCTGTCCTCTGCCTATAGCTTTGTTTCTCTGCCCAAGGTGTGCAAGTGAGGCTGGAAGCTGCACCCCAGCACTTACTGTGTGAATGGTGGTCATGGTGCTTTAGGGGAGGAGAGtgactgttgttttcattgcaaAATTCATTTTACAGGAAAATGGTCAAAGCAGTTAAGTATCCCTCTTGAGGCAGCTTTTTGACTTTTAATGTATGTGACTGCCTTGTTCCCTTGAAGCTCCCTTGACGACTGTCTCTCTGGGTCTAATAAGCTGTGGGTTTTCCTCCACTGCTTCCATTAAAGGATATGTCTCTTTTTAAATACAGCGCTTGGTGTTTGATATTCCCGTCTTTCACCCGCTTGTTGACCCCACCTCAGGTGAACTGGATGTGAAGAGAGCGTTTGCAAAATGGAGGTTAGTAACTAAGTGTTTCTTCTAATGACGTCAGACCGCAGTGGGGGCCTCAGTAATGGTGCACTTTCCGTTCAGGCGGAACCACAACCACATCTGGCAAGTGCTGATGTATGCAAGGCGAGTTTTCTACAAGATCGATACGGCCAGCCCCCTAAACCCAGAGGCTGCAGTACTGTATGTCACTTTTGCTCTGTCATTtcagaaaaattggaaaatgcaACTAAGTAGATTAAATTGGtaacttttttattatttaaactgTAACACAGGTACGAAAAAGATGTTCAGCTTTTTAAAAGTAAAGTGGTTGACAGTGTTAAGGTGTGCACGGCTCATCTGTTTGACCAGCCTAAAATAGAGGACCCCTATGCAATCAGGTAGGTGCAGTGTCCTCTGATAAACTGCACCTTTGCAGTGCTGTGTCCCCATTTCCCAGGAGTCTTAGGATGGTGGTTTGAAAGGGATATGTATAATTTGTTACCTACAACCCTGATAACATGGTGTCACCTTGATTTCTGAGGCCTGCTGGACTCTTAAACAAGAACTTGACTTTGTCTGACACATTGTGCCAATAGCAAGTCCTATGGTGCTTTTGGTTTCCTAAGGGTCCCTGTAACGTGCTCATCCATTCACATCTGGACTTTTCAGTTGGCAGTTTTGGCTGGAGCCCCTCTTGAGCTGCCACACTGACATTCAGACATGGTGAAAGGACGGAGATGGAACAGTGTATGAGGTGGGGGGTTCCTCCCGCACTGATATTCACTGTTGGGGACAAGTGTCTGGGAGAACACCGACATCTGACGGACTGGTGATTTAGCTCTTTGGCAGCGCTGGCACTGTGGACAGGCAGCATAGTTCAGAGCACGGGCTCTGCTGATAGACTGGCATTTAGCTTTGGTGACACAGTAGTGACTAAATTTTACTGtctctcactttcttcatctttaaatagTACTAGGGATCgttgtgaggcttaaatgagataACCCATGTAAAGTGCTCTATAAGggatagatacatgagaaaatcatTTGGATGTCTAAAATTACATGTTGACAACTGATTATTAAAAgatcactttttaaaaagtattcctTAAGTTTTATTTGTTAGGGGTACTGGCTTAATTATTGAAAAACTGACGCTGAGTTAGCCAAAAGCagttttcaatatttttctctcccttcagcttttctccatggaatccttctgTACATGATGAAGCCAGAGAGAAGATGCTGACTCAGAAGGTAAGTGGATAACCATTTCTGAGATGGTTAACTCACTGTTTCTTTTCTACAATGTCTTACTAGGAGACCACTCGTTATATACAAACAACTTTTTGGGCAACCAGTCTGTACAGTGCTGAACTTCCCTCAGTGTGTTTTTTAATGCCTGTTTTTGATTGTGCCTAGAAGAAGCCTGAAGAGCAGCACAATAAAAGTGTTCATGTTGCTGGCCTGTCCTGGGTAAAGCCTGGCTCAGTACAACCTTTcagtaaagaagagaaaacagtaGCAACCTAAGAGGTGGTGAATCGGGTGCACCGTGCACTTTCCTGCTGGACTCTGGCCTAGTTAAAGCTGACCAATGGCAAAGGACTGCCTGAAGAGTAAAACTGTGTGGACAATGACAGAGATCAGTGTTTTCCATGCACGCTTAGGTTCGAACAGCAGGGTTTGGAAACCTCTCTTTAAGTAATGCATTACTTCTGTCAGAAGTGTCTTTAGGGTGGTTATCTAGTTCAGTACTCCAAATTGTTGGGGACCTTGagacttaaatatttttctgaacATAATGCTAAAGGTAAGTTGCGTTCATTTAAGCTGATGCTAGAGTAGGAAGAGTTCAACACTACAACTGGCTTTTAAATCGGTGGTTTCAGGTGTACATATGTTAGCATGTGGGGATAAGAGAGCAAGTCCCATGGCTCAGCACCTTTAAGCAGAAGAGCCTTTGAAATGCAGTCCCAGCCTGCTGTCTTACTGATTGATAAACTGCTGTCACTGGGGTACATAGTAGTTGAGTGAGAGGAAACCAGACACTTATTCAtagtggtttgtttgtttttttttagcaaatgACTTATTGTATTTTTATGGCAGGAGGGAGAAAAAGTGTTAAAACGGTTTCTAATGAAGTCAGATATTTAAATGATGAATGACTAATGTGTTTAGTAgagacaaaataaactaataaatgaTTGTTCTTTGTCATTTATGCAGGAAACTAAAGACCTTTCCCTCAATATAACTAAACAGATCAGTTTATAAATGGCTTTATTGAAAAATACACTTATTTTCATATAAAATTACAGTAGCAGTAAGTATCTTAAGAgcttttataaatatttctgtagAACACTATTCTCATTGAACAGTGGAAGGTCCGTATTTCTTTTGGAGCAATATGAAGTTACCTAGTAACTCTTTATACTGATTTCAATTTACAATTGAATTTTCTCCCTAATAAGATTATTAATTCAACTTTAAAACTGCCGGGAATAGGAATGATTAATAAAGGTATAGATCGATAATTCAATAGCTGTTAAATAACATTTTCTAATTTGTATAAACGGTACTATGTACTAATGAAAACCTAAATTCTCCAGTCTTTTTAAACTACCAGGAACATACCCAAAGATACCATAAAATACATCACCTTAATAGACAGGTCTTCTGGATAACTACCTCCTAAAGGAAGAGTCATAATTTTTCACATTAATACCCTTAATTCAACTTGATTTAAAATCTTAGCCAGCTGATCCCTATATAACAGCAACAGAAACTGGAGAATTTAAAATTACATGCCCAAAAGGCGGCTACTGGGGCTTTagcattcagttttcttaaaaagtagAAAATGATAAAAGAAGGTAATGGATATTTAGCCTAGAAGTTCAGTACTTAATAAAATTTGCATTGTAGAAAGTGCCATGGCAAATATACAGCAGaatctgagttaaaaaaaaatcatgctttttacAGCCCTAAAGTGCCACTTGTGTACAAGTTCACTCACACATTGCACAGCTAAACAACCAAGCACTTTCCACACTGCACCACACCTACTGGGAGAGCACTAGACACAGGGAACGAGGGCTGATGACCAAGCACTGCCGAATCTGGGTTCTCCCCTGTTCTGTTTCAGGAATGTAAAAAATCTCACACTCCTACAAAGTGATGGAGGACAAAATacctagttttttttgttttttgtttttcgcTTTGCATGAGGACCAGAGGTGACCACAAAACAGGTAGGAATGAATCTGAAATACAGTTCCTCTGTTGGAGCATGTCAACAGAAATTTCTAATACACATATTTGAACTTGCTTTGTTCTTTGCAATATTTGTGAAAGCTTTGCCCAATAGTTAAAAATCCAGGTTTGGATTCTAAGCAGCCTTGATGGTAAGCATTGAATGGTAGACAAAAAGACAGTTGGGATAAATAAAAGTATTGTGAGGATACTGGAAGGAATAAGTTCAAAATCTCACAGAAACTTCTCTTCATCCTTCTGACACGCACTAGTTGATAGGCTGGGTTAAGGAAGAGAGCCCCTAGTGTGCATcaaaggctgctaaccagagttGGTGAAAAGACAGTTCCAATGCAAAAGACTAACCTCAGTGGGAACCTCGATCATTAGCTACATCTTGCAGGCGGCGTAATAAGGCAGAATGGTTTTCTGGGCACATTCTTTTTGCAGGTGATTCACTTCCATCTTCCAAAAGAATCCCTCTCTTTTTGGTTGGAGTTTCCCCTGTCCGTATCATACTGTTAATTTCTCTCAGTCTCTATAGTGGGGAAaacagtagataaaaaaaaaaaaaactttaaaatgctAACGCACATTAAATCAGATCATCTCAAATGAGTCAAACAGTTTACCTTGAAGAGCATGGACACCTTGTACAGAGAACAGAACCACTAAGATTCACTTTGCTAATGTCACTTAACTGGCAGGACTGACTAACTGTGGGGGCAGAATATTTCTATCTTTAAAAAGCTCCATAGGTGATTTTGAGCTACACGTTTCTACAATGTGGACGAGTTCACaaatttgtgatttttaaaacaGTTACAGAGCATGTTACTGTGCCATATTTCATCACTCCCTTTTAAGTCCATAGTGCTTTTAAAATAGAAAGCATTCAGCATAAAGCACAGAGCAGTACTCCCCTCCCCTTTTTCAGTCTAGTGTGACTCCATTTTTAGCAGCCATCCTCAGCTGGGATTTCAGAGAAGTAAGCCTTCATTCCCTAAGGCGTCCATGATCAAGAGTGGTACTAATTAGCATGATCTAGAATGGTACAAGTTATATCATTCTTGGGAGAAGTGAAAAAAGATTTATGCAGCTTCGTTCTGTGGTTGAGATAAGGAGCCCCGATGGAGAAAGGCACTGCTGAAGTGCAGGGAGACTGACCCTTTTACAGTGCCTTCAGGCTTACATTTCTCCAAAGCCCCAAAAGTCAGTTATCCTATTAGTTTCTGGTAGCTTACTggtttaaagtatttttttaatgtgatgcttCACGTTCCATGTTTCCTTATGGAAAGTATAATAAGCACATTCACATATATTCATTGTAGAGAACAGCAAATATACCAAAGTAGAAGGAGGAGTTGTGAATCCCCACATACCCATCACCCCACAGTTTCCCACTCTTGTTGGCTTATTTGACCTATAATCTCATTCATTTTTTAGTGTATTCTGCATGTTTTGACTAATAGATAGTCATTTAACAATCACACTACAGTTCCTTCACTCCAAAAAATCCCTTCATGTCCCCTTACAGTTAGCTCACCCCCGAGCAACCACTGATGGTTCTTGTCCCTATAGTGGCGCCTCTTCCAGAACGTCACAGAAATGGAATCATAGTTAGTAGCAGCCTGTTGAATCTAGTGTCTCTCACTTCAGCATTAATGCATTTGAGATTTATTTATGTTGTTCAGCGTAtcggtgttgttaggtgctgcggagtcgattccaattcatagcaaccctgtgtgataagagtagaactgctgtatagtgttttctaagctgtaatctttatgggagcagattgctaggcttttctcccgtggagccattgggtgggttccaacggccgacctttcggttagcagccaagtgcttaactgttgcaccaccagggctcctttagtgtatcagtaattcttttttattgctaacTAGTCCACTGTCTGGATGTACCACaggtttgcttattcattcatttgttgaaagatatttaggttgttttccaCTTACTGGCAATTAGGAATAAAGCCGCAGTAACGTTCACGTACGTGTTTCTGTGTGAACATGTTACAGTTGACCTGGCTGTGAAAACCTAGGAGTGAGATTACTGGTTTGTATAGTAAGGGTATGTTTAACTTcatgagaaactgccaaaccgtTGTCCAGAGAGAGTGGctatgccattttgcattcccaccagcaatgtataaaagttccagttgctccacattgtTGGCAGAACTTGTTACTGTCATTCAAAAAATTGTTAGCTAGGCTAATAAGGATGTAATATGTCAAgtgtgttcaaatcttttgccctttTTAAATTTGGTTATCTTCTTACTGAGTTTCGATAATTATACATTCTAGAAACAAATCCTTTATCTGATATAGGATTTGCAAACACTTATCTCAGTGACTTgtctttattctctcatagtgtcttttgaagagcaaaatTCTTacttttgataaaatccaacttTTTAATCATCTTACATGAATCCTCTTACTGCTGTATTCTAAAATCCTTCCATAACCCATGATCACAAAGATTTCCTCCCATGtgttcttctaaaagttttgtagttttaggttttattttacatttagttCTGTAATCCATCAGAGTTAATTTCTGTATATGGTATAGGGTATAAGTGTTCGTTTCTAAGATAACCAAAGTAAGGGACCCTTTGTCCTTGGCTCTGGAGAAATAGGGATGCTTTTGTCTGAGAATTCGTGCCGGCCGCACCTGAGAGAGAATTCGTGCCGGCCGCACCTGAGAGAGAATTCGTGCCGGCCGCACCTGAGAGAGAATTCGTGCCGGCCGCACCTGAGAGAGAATTCGTGCCGGCCGCACCTGAGAGAGAATTCGTGCCGGCCGCACCTGAGAGAGAATTCGTGCCGGCCGCACCTGAGAGAGAATTCGTGCCAGCAAGTCAGAGCCGGCCAGAACAGAAAAGACTCAGGTGAGAGGCCGATGTCAGctagcctcaggaggcatgatttagcctATTAAGCAGGACTGGCCAACAAAAACCCTGATCACAGAGGCTCAGAAAGCTTCTTGGTTGACAAGAATTTCTGCTCTTAGAAGGGTAGGGCATCCCCTGCGACACAGAAGTTCGGtgttgggaaccctcccagacctcaccttATGCGCCTCTTCTTAGCTATAATAAATCTGTAGTCATAagtatggtattaaaaaaaaaaacaatgccaccaagttgattctgactcatactaaccctataggacagtacaactgccccatagggtttccaagggtgtaatgtttatggaagcagactgccacatccttctcccatcgagcggctggtgggttccaaccactgaccttttggttagcagccaagcccttaaccactgcaccagcagggctacTCAACTgaattctgtgagttgttccagtGACTTACTAAGCCTAACGGTGTAGTGGGAGCCGGCAGGTCAGAAAATAATGGTCGAGCTTgtggctggcatcctgaagggtTAAGCATCTGCCCATCTGGCAGTCTGTAGGacagtgtccttttaacttgtgagctctgacctagtTTTGGGTGGCCAGGGCCAGACAAAGTGCAGTGGGGGTAGCTGGTGATGGGAATGGAGAAGTAGGAATGGATCAATCTCCACATTTTGGGATTGGATTCAAGCCAGTCCTTACCATGCAACATCTAATTGTTGCCATGCCGTATGCTGAAAGAGctatttttttccccactaaattgcctttgcacctttgtcaaaaatcagttgcccATATACAGGTGAGGAGCCTATTTCTGGCCTCAGTTCTGTTCTGCTGATCTATGTGTTTATCCTTTTGCCAGTGCCACACCGTCTTaattattgtagttttctttgtcgtAAATCTTGAAATCACTGAGTCCTCcaagtttgttctttttcaaaagtgttttggctattgtagttcctttgcttttccatataaattttagaagctGAATGCATCAACCACTCGTGCCACGCGGGGACTTCTTTTCATTCCATGGACATTGGTATTTGTCTCCATTTTCTcagtctttaatttctctcaccAATGTTGTATAGTTTTTCACAATACAGGCCTTGCACATCTTTTGTCATATTTATCCCTAAGTAATttttttatgctattgtaaataatgcttttAAGATTTTACTTCTGACCGCTCGTTGCTAGTATGCAGAAATAACATCTGACTTTTGTAGGTATTTTGTCTTTTTACCTGGCTAAACTTATGTAAGTTACAAACATTACAGATTCTTTGATTTTTCTGTGTagaaaaatcatgtcatctgtgaagaagagagttttatttcttcctttctattcTGTATGTCTTCTTAACCTTGCCTTATTGTGCATGCTAGGCCTCCAGTACAGGAGTGGTGAGggcagacatccttgtcttgttccttagGCATTTGTCATCTTTCACCATCAAGTATGATGTtagttgtagattttttttttaaacatcctttTTGTCAGATCGAAGTTCCCTAAGAGTTT
The Loxodonta africana isolate mLoxAfr1 chromosome 21, mLoxAfr1.hap2, whole genome shotgun sequence DNA segment above includes these coding regions:
- the AKTIP gene encoding AKT-interacting protein isoform X2; translation: MNPFWSMSTSSVRKRSDGEEKTLTGDVKSSPPRTAPKKQLPSIPKNALPITKPTSPAQAAQSTNGTHASYGPFYLEYSLLAEFTLVVKQKLPGVYVQPSYRSALMWFGVIFIRHGLYQDGVFKFTVYIPDNYPDGDCPRLVFDIPVFHPLVDPTSGELDVKRAFAKWRRNHNHIWQVLMYARRVFYKIDTASPLNPEAAVLYEKDVQLFKSKVVDSVKVCTAHLFDQPKIEDPYAISFSPWNPSVHDEAREKMLTQKKPEEQHNKSVHVAGLSWVKPGSVQPFSKEEKTVAT
- the AKTIP gene encoding AKT-interacting protein isoform X1 — protein: MNPFWSMSTSSVRKRSDGEEKTLTGDVKSSPPRTAPKKQLPSIPKNALPITKPTSPAQAAQSTNGTHASYGPFYLEYSLLAEFTLVVKQKLPGVYVQPSYRSALMWFGVIFIRHGLYQDGVFKFTVYIPDNYPDGDCPRLVFDIPVFHPLVDPTSGELDVKRAFAKWRRNHNHIWQVLMYARRVFYKIDTASPLNPEAAVLYEKDVQLFKSKVVDSVKVCTAHLFDQPKIEDPYAISFSPWNPSVHDEAREKMLTQKKKPEEQHNKSVHVAGLSWVKPGSVQPFSKEEKTVAT